CAGTCGCGGTGGGGGACCGCGTCAGCTTCTTCGACTTGGTCGACGAGGTCATCGTGCCCGCTACCGTCCGCAGGGTGGTGACCGACGGCTCTACCAGCGTGGCGCTGTGGGTGGCCGACCGGGAATGGGCGGACACCTGCGCCAGCCGCGGCGACTGCGTTACCCAGGAGATGGTGAACGCGGTCGCAGAGCGGTTTCTTCACCCCGGCCTGAGCAACGACATCTACGATTGGGTCACCATCATTTTCGGCGACCCCTGGGGCCCGCACAACGTCCCGATCCTGATTCCTCCCGAGGCCGCCGACGAGATTCACATATTCCTGTTCGACATCGGAAACGACGGCTATCCCACAGGCCCACGCATCGTCGGCTACTTCTCCCGCCTCCCAAATCCTCGCCTAAGGCCGCCGCCAGCGCCCCTGGGGCCATCGACATGCCGACGGACGGCCCAGGAGTGGTGCGAGGCGGTGTAGGGAGAGGTTCCGCCGGACGGCTGGCGAACGGCGAGTGCCCAGAAGTCGATAGCAGGGCATTCAACGAAGGCTATGCCGCCCGAGGGCCGGTGCTCGGCGCGTGGCGGTGCCTTCGATGGTACGGTAACGGCGTTGAGGAGCTGAACGAGAAGGGCGACCGCGCTATCGGCTAGGCCGCACGCGGCCAGGGCTTGGTGCGCGAAGCTTGGGTGGGCAGCCAGAACACCTTCCATACCGCCTCGATGCGCGCGATGGTCTGCTCGCCGGCACACAGCCGCAGCCGCATCACACAGTTGTTGCGGTTCATGCGACCGGCAACGTGGACCAGCAACAGGCGGTACTTCTTGAAGCGCGCGGTGCGCTCCTCGGGGCTGAAGCACAGGCCCTTGATCGCGCTGGCGAGGTTGTAGCTCAGGATCGCCAGCTTCAGCCACGTCGCGTTGACCGCGAACCGCTGGCTCGGCATGTGGCCGGCCGCCAGCCCATTCTTGAGTTCGTCGTGGGCGTGCTCGACGGTGCCGGCTTTCTCCCGATGCCACTGCAGCAACCGAGCAGCGTCCCAATCCAGGTTGGTGACCACCGCATAGTGGTGGCGATCAGAGCCGTCGGCGAACAACACGCCCTGCGCCTTCAGCAGCCGCAGTCCGACGTAGCGCAACGGCTGACTGTACTTGTGCTCCGATTTCTTGGACGGCACGTAAACCACCTCCGCCCACTGCCGCAAGGTGCCGTCGGGCTCGGTATCGTAGGTGGTCCACTCGGTGTCGGGAATCTCGGCGATGGTCTGGGCCAGTTGCGGACTCATCATCGCGCTGACCGCGAAGCCGATGCGTCCGCCTGACTCCTTCTCTCGCTGCGGGGAACTGAGCCAGTCCAGCAGATTGTGCTCATAACAGGCGCTGTCGCCACGGAAGTAGCGCTCATTCACCGTCTCCGGCAGCGCCTCGAACGCCATCTGGCAGCAGGTCAGCGGTTCCTGCTTGGCCGGCACGTTGCCGTCGCGGAACTGGTCGGCGACGATCAGGTCTGCTTCCGCCCACAGCGCGATCATCGGTTGGTAGCCACGTCCGCCTTGGTAGTGGTCGAACGCCGCCCTCTTCTGCGATTCGACGATGGTGGCGTCCTGATCGATGGTGGCGATGCTCAGCCGCTGGTCATGCTGCTCGTACAGTGCGGCGATGCGCTGTACACCACCGGCGAGCACCTGCTGCAACCCCTGTACCGGGGCGCTCGAGGGGACGATGAAGCTGAGCTGTTGTTCGCGGGGCGGGCGCTGCTGTTCCAACGACTCGTCGTGGAACCGTTCCAGGAACCCGCGTAGCGCCGTCGGCTTGGGAGGTTGGTAGCCCAAGCCCCGTTCGAGGCAGCCGTCGCCGGCGAGCAGGTGGACGTCTTCGGGGCAGTCGCCGCCGATGGTCTGCAGCATCACGGCACTCTCGATCATCTGGGCTTCGCTGAAGCCACGGCGGCGCTGGCG
Above is a genomic segment from Spirochaetaceae bacterium containing:
- a CDS encoding IS1380 family transposase — translated: MDKTPFQFDSKPLREASSPHAGALATSRVFRSLGFPELIDSLLQLRQRRRGFSEAQMIESAVMLQTIGGDCPEDVHLLAGDGCLERGLGYQPPKPTALRGFLERFHDESLEQQRPPREQQLSFIVPSSAPVQGLQQVLAGGVQRIAALYEQHDQRLSIATIDQDATIVESQKRAAFDHYQGGRGYQPMIALWAEADLIVADQFRDGNVPAKQEPLTCCQMAFEALPETVNERYFRGDSACYEHNLLDWLSSPQREKESGGRIGFAVSAMMSPQLAQTIAEIPDTEWTTYDTEPDGTLRQWAEVVYVPSKKSEHKYSQPLRYVGLRLLKAQGVLFADGSDRHHYAVVTNLDWDAARLLQWHREKAGTVEHAHDELKNGLAAGHMPSQRFAVNATWLKLAILSYNLASAIKGLCFSPEERTARFKKYRLLLVHVAGRMNRNNCVMRLRLCAGEQTIARIEAVWKVFWLPTQASRTKPWPRAA